In Listeria cossartiae subsp. cossartiae, the DNA window AAGGGATAGTTGATTTAACAGGAATAGATTTACTTTCAAAATTAACCTCTTTAAGTATAAGTGGGAACCAAATCACCGATATTTCTGCGCTCAATGGTCTCACGAATTTATCCAATCTAAATGTATCTAATAATAAAATAACAAGTTTCAACCTAAACGCGAATAGTAATTTACCTATGTTAAGCGCTGTTGATATTCGTAGTAATAACTTAAAAAATATAAATGTTCAAGACCAACCTAAATTACGCACCATTGAGTGTGACACAGGTAGTAGTTCAGAGTTGACAGAAGTTACGCTAAAAAATCTTCCAACTTTAATAGTTGCAGGTAATGGCTCTAGTGCTTATCAAAATGATATTGTTTTTTCGAGTACACCAGGATTAAGTAAGGCGATTCTAGAAAATTTACCATCAATAAGCTCTTCAGTACGATTAGATCGTTGCGCGATAGAAGAGTTAGTAATTAATAACCTTCCAAAAGTATCAATGGTAAATATAAGTAACAACAAAATTACTACACTAGAAGGACTTGAAAATTTATCTGCAGTAAACAAAGTAGACGTGTCCGAGAATTTAGTGACTGAAATAGAGAACCTACATGCGTTCCCTAAATTACAGACACTCACTGTAGACAATAACCATATCAGTGTATTGCCAACAAGTTTGAAAACGGAAAATCCCGTATTAACAACGCTAAGTGCGAAGAATCAAACAATCACCCTAAAGCAAAAAGTGATCGTGTCAGACCTAGTTCTTGATAATGAAGTGAAGAATTTCGGTCAAATAACCACTGCCAAATCCATCTCTAATAAGGGGGCCTATCAAAATAACCAAATCAAGTGGCTTTTTGAAGATATAAAAAGCGTGAATGCCGTTGATTATCAATTTAGTGAACCTGTTCAAGAGGCAACTATTCAAGGAACTTTTTCGGGGAAAGTGACACAACCAATCAAAGCATCTAAAGTACCAGTTATTAGCGCAGATGCAGAGATGAATTATCCGAAAAACGAAACGGTATCAGAAGCTGCCTTTTTCAAAGATATTTCTGCAAGCGTAACGGATGATGCAACACTAACTTCTGATTTTGAAAGTGTTGTGGACTTTGCAAAAGCAGGAACGTATGAAGTGACATTAAATGCAGTGAATGAGGATGGAGTAAAAGCGGCTTCGGTGACTGTATTAGTGCATATCGCTAAGTCGCCAGCACCGGTAATTACCGCAGATAAAGAAATCACGTACACTAAAAATGCGGAAGTCAGCATAACGGAATTTCTTGCAGCGATTCATGCTAAAACGAGTGATGGTTCATCAATTGAGGCTGATTTAGATACGGCTGTAACATGGGGCACTGTAGGAGATTATACCGTAACGCTAAGATCTACAAATGAAGACGGAGTCGAAGCAATTCCTGTAGAAGTAACTGTGCACATCGCTAAGTCACCAGCACCAGTAATTACCGCAGATAAAGAAATCACGTACGCTAAAAATGCAGAAGTCAGCATAACGGAATTTCTTGCAGCGATTCATGCTAAAACGAATGATGGTTCACCAATTGAAAGTGATTTTGCTACGGCTGTAACATGGAGCACTGCAGGAGATTACACAGTAACGTTAAGATCTACAAATGAAGATGGAGTAGAAGCAATCCCTGTAGAAGTAACTGTGCATATCGTAGAGCCACCAGCACCAACAATTTCGAATGTGATATTTGATGTGGACGATGTACAAACGACGGAATCCCTTGAAGCTGGAGAGCTAATTTCTGAACCATTAAGCCCAACAAAAGAAGGCTTTACTTTTATTGGTTGGTATGACTCGAAAACTGGCGGTAATAAATGGGATTTTACAACAGATAAAATGCCAGCATATAATATTATTCTTTATGCTCAGTTTAGTGAAGATACAAATAAAGCAGAAGCGGCCGGTGGAGATAAACCCTCAACACCTTCTTCTATAAAAATAAGTCCAACAGGTCAGTCCGAGAGTGGAAACTTGGAAAATAGATCTAATGTTAAATTACCAGCTACAGGCGATGATAATGCAACTGTTTTATTAGTAGGCTTAGGATTACTAATGTTGGGGCTTTTTATTCGCTTTACTCAAAAAAAGCGCGCTAAATAAAAGTTCATAGAAATTTAAAAGATGGTGTAATTGGTTGCTTCTAGGAGATAAATAATTGTAACTTACAAGGAGAGGAGACAGAGAGCTGTCTCCTCTTTGTTTGATATACACTTGATTCAATTCAAAAGACATGTCGAAAAAATGAGTCTATTATCGAATTGTTCAGCATTGGAAGAATGAGGGGAATGCATAGATAGGGAACTTTTTAGTGTTAACTTAGATAGAAGGCGATAGTATGTAAAATTGTTTCACAGAATACTCACAAAAGAAGTGTGTTACTGGTGTTATAATGAGTGGGAAGGTTATACATAAAGTGGAAACCGAAAAATACTTAGAAAATTTATACGGAAAGAACGCGTAAGTGCTGTTTAATAACTACGAAAATTTGGTTTTCTAAAACGGACAACTAGGGAGTGTGATAAAAATGAATAAACTTACGTTGAAATGGCTGGAAGAAGAGGAATGTAGGATGTTTTTGAATGAAATAGATACAAATTTTTGAAAGCGTTCAAAATTCTGCAAACGAAGAGGATTTAGTGAAAATGATAAATAATAATCAATTGGAATTATATATGAATAGAGAACGTGATTGTCTCACGCCTTTAGATATTTCTTTTCCAGATGAATGGGTATTTTTATTTTGTGAGCGTTTTTCAAAGAGGTATTGATAAGTTAGTGATTTTCAAGTGCAGTCACTAACTTAAGTTATCACGACCAATAATTATGGAAAGCAAGAAAGACGAAAAGATTATTTAAATGAATAAAAACAACTAGATATGAGGGAGAGCATAATGAAAAAGAAATATATAGTACCTATTTCTATACTAAGCATAGTAGTTATACTTTTTGGAACGTATTTTATTTATAGCAATATTCAAGCGCAACGTTTCTTTAAAAGTCACCAAAATAATGATAGCTTAGTGGAACAATCTCAATTTATTTATAAGAATAAGTGGCGACGGATTTCAAGGATATTAAGTGATTTAGAAGTTGACTATAAAACAAATAATTGGGATCAATTTATTGAAGTTATGTATGTTAGCACAAATGACGGAACTTTTACATTCGCTCCTCAAAATGATGATTATATACTTATGAGCTATAGTTTTAATAGAGATACCTATGTAAACTTAAAGTTAGAAAAGAATGATCAGATTGAGCCCTCATTCGATAGTAACAATTTATCCGAGGAAGAGATTAAGGTGTACCGAAAGAAAATACTGGACGAATACCGTGATTTGTTAGATAGGATTTATCAAAACCAATAAGTCTTATGAAATCTGGTTTCTTTAACTCTAATTTTAAAACCCACTGAATCACTGAGCCGATTCAGTGGGTTTATTTACATTATCCTTTTCTTCATTGTCACTATAAGCTTCACACATAAAGGCCTTTTTAATGCTAACTTAGCTAGACAATAGAATGTTAAAATTTTTCACATAAAAAGCCTATTTTAAGCTATTTTTCATTGAATTGTTTCACAGAATGCTCACAAAAGAGATGTGCTACCGGTGCTATAATGAGGGGGAAGGATATACATAGAGAGGAAGCATGCAGATGAGAGAAATAAAAGTCGATGAAAGGACCTTCCAACAACACGCAACCAAATTGGCAAGTGAAAGTACTGGAAGTTATTTGCCACTGAAAAACGGGAATATGGCATACTCCAGAGCCAATTCTATTGATCAAATGCGCTCGGCATTGATTGAGTTGGTGGATGTCGTGGAAGATTTTCAACACGTGACCAAAAAAGATGCGAGCCGGCTTAAGAAAATGGGTATTGCTTATGCTAAACAAGACCAGTTGATGGGACAAAGAATTAATCAGTTGGAGGTGCGTTAAATGGATAGCGCACATAGTCAGCTTGAACAACAACTCCAACAAATTAAAAAAGCGAAAATAACGGCAGAAACAGATGTTGACCAAACGAGAAGAAAACAAAATGAACAAGATTGGCTAGAAGAGGACAGCAACCAATTAACACAAGAAAAACTGGTGTTATTAGACTTTTTACGCAGTGGCTGGCAAGGCGAAGAAGCCAGTGGTTTTCATCGTTATTTAGAGGAGCAGCAACACGAAGAATCTCAGGCTTGGAGGCGTGATCTCCAGGATAAACGAACCGATTTAGATAAGGAATTACAAGAAAATAAGGACAAGCTCCACACACTAGAAACCAAACAAGCCACCTTGCAAAAGGAGTGGAGTAAGTGAGCCGGATAGATATTGCCGAATTGAATGACTTTCTCCACGGGTTGCGAAGTAGTAATGCGGAAGCCAAAGCGATGATTAGACAGATTAAAGAAGCAGCGATGGACTACGCCCAGGACAATAGTTTAAAAGGGGAAGCAGTTAGTACCTCTAAACGGTATTTTACGAGTACCTATACAAGTATTTCCCAGAGCATCATTGAAGCATTGGATGAAAGCGAAGAGCGACTAGCGCAATATATTCGCGAGTTCGGGAGCCAAGTGGATAGTTCGCCTTCCGCTAGAATTGATGCAGAAATCTTGCAAGAAGCGATGGCCAAGGTTAGCCAGTTGCAGCGAAAAGAAGAAGATTTACACCGGCAATTGACGGCACCGAACACGAAGCCAGATATGCAACAAGTCTATGCAGTGAAATCAAGAAGCGTTCATACCCAATTGCTGAAAGCCATCGAACAAGAGAATATCCTAGAAAAATATTTGGCTTTTGAACAAAGTCACGGCCAATTTTTTAATGCATTAGCCGAACTCATTCAAGCGACTGGACGCGCGGTGCAAGAGTTACTGCATCATGTGACTTTTAACGATAAAACAGGCACTTACGCTGTGCCGAAAAGTGCGACAAACAGTTTGCAACTCATGAAAAAAGCACTTGATGTAGCTCGGAAGGAAAACGATAAAGACCCATTTCCTGATGATTTTGAAGATTACACCGTTTTGGCTTATACTTATATCAATGATCAAGGTGAAACGGTTACGATGTGGCTATTGGAGCGGGATGGAAAACGGGTAGAAAATAAGGAATTGCAAGATTTCTTAGGAAAAAATGGACAAGAATTAGATCCGCTTCTTTATACAAACCTTTCCGGAGAAGAACTCGAGCGAAAAGTGAATGATTCTTGGAAAGATGGTATCAACTATTTAAATGGTCAAAAAGTTTCTGGATTGTCTGGCGCCGTATTGCGGTCATCTGCTTATGTTGCTAGTATGAAAGATTGGACAGATGATGCTGGGTTAACGGATATGGCGTTAGGTTTAGGGTTTGGGATTGCAGCTGCAAGAAATAAAACAATAATGGCAAAGAAAGTAAATGAACCAGAAGTAGGGGAATTAACTAAGCGCACAAGCGAAATAGAAAAAAGAATACGAGAGAATATAGAAGCAAGCAAAAAAGCTAGAAAAGCTTCGAAAATGCAAGAGTATTTAAAACGAGAAAAGGAAGTTTTAGAAAGAATTAAAAAAGCTAATAGCAAGAAAACTGTCACATCTAGTTTAGGAAATGAGATAGATATAACACCACGAGATAACCATACAACAGTTAATAAAAACCCGGGTCCATTTGGAAATCCAGACAGTAGTGTCGATATTTTAGATTCAAAGGGGAATTTGACAACAAGACGTTACTATGACAAGGATGGTAGAGCAGCTAGAGATGTTGATATGACAAATCATGGTAATGCAAAAAAACATCCAGAATATCCACATGAACATTTTTGGACGTACGATTCAAAAGGTAATCCGTCAAGAAATTAATAAGGAGGAAAGAACCATGGAATATGAAGAAATGGCTGATAGTTTAGCCTATGGTGAGGAATATAATTTTTACTATCAAAATGAGGAATATTGGTTAAGTAAAAATCAGGAAGGACATTACTTAACGAAAGTATCCGATGGAGAAACACAAGAATTTAAGACTTCAGAAGAGTTATTAGAAAAAGCCAAAATAAATGGAAAATCTATAATAGAAATTTGGAAAGATATACAAAGTCAATTCTAAAATTAAGTTTTTATAGTTGGTATTACCTTTAATTGTTAAAAGCTTTAAGAAAGAAATTATGAAGAGTGACATAATAGTTGATGATTCATAATAAATGCACACTAGATGACAAAGCGACTATAATACTAAGAGATAAATGAGGTAGGAAAATTGAAAAAGTTAACTATAGGTGGAAAGTTTGATTGGTTCATAGATACTTTAGAAAAAAGTGGTATGTTCATTTTGGAATTATCTAATGAAGAAATAGAAACGTTCATTTTTGAAGACTTCATAGTTGGAGTTACCTCTTTTTTTAGTAAAAATAATTTGGATGAACTGAAAGCAAATGAAATAATTGATGCAGATATGGAAAGAAATGCTTATCTTCTTAGAGAAAAAGTACTAAAAATTGATAATACAAACTTGTGGAATATTAATAGTGTAAGACAAAATTCTGAATGGCTAGATATATTTAGAAGGTCTGATGAATTAAAGCGTCAACTTAAGGAAAGATGGTCTGATGAAGAAATAGAGTATTTGAAAACATTATAATGATTATATGTTAATAAATGTAATAACTAAAAAAATTAACAACAGAACAATCTTTTCAATTGTAGATTATTAGTTAAAGTTCTGCATAAAAAACCTAAATCGTTTGGAATTGGGAAAAGAAGGCATATACAAAGATACTTTATTTAAGTTTTTTGAAATAAAAAACTTAGGAAGGAGAAAATCATATGGTTTCACGCAAACAATTAATCCATAAAACTCAACTTTCTAAAACAAAAAAACAAACCCTAAAAGTAACCATAGATCGCCCTATGGGTTATACCGACAAATTCGGCAATGTCTATCCTCTAAATTATGGGTTTGTGGAAGGAATCATTGGTGGGGATGGGGAAGAGCAAGATGTTTATATTTTATCAAGAGAAATTTCTGGGCCGATTGAAACGTTTGAGGGCGATTTAATTGCGGTGATTACTCGGAATGATGATGTGGAAGATAAATGGATAGTCGCACCTCCAAATGAGAATTTCACTATAGCGGAAATTAGAGAGAAAGTCCATTTTATCGAGCAATATTTTGATTCGGAAATTAAATTGATTTAGGTGGAAATGAATCATATAACCACCAAAAAGGAGGCAAAAACTAATGGAAGAAAGATTCGAAAAAATATACACACAAGGAAAACTCAATATCATGGA includes these proteins:
- a CDS encoding LapB repeat-containing protein → MKSKTKQIIMIGVVLFQSLFAYPLITMAEENESKSVNTETTLEPKVALEEKTPQKPTLTNNLKQEKNVLQAGETYETVFPDAALATVIAKAATSLEDITQEVSQTDLNKITSLTATSKGIVDLTGIDLLSKLTSLSISGNQITDISALNGLTNLSNLNVSNNKITSFNLNANSNLPMLSAVDIRSNNLKNINVQDQPKLRTIECDTGSSSELTEVTLKNLPTLIVAGNGSSAYQNDIVFSSTPGLSKAILENLPSISSSVRLDRCAIEELVINNLPKVSMVNISNNKITTLEGLENLSAVNKVDVSENLVTEIENLHAFPKLQTLTVDNNHISVLPTSLKTENPVLTTLSAKNQTITLKQKVIVSDLVLDNEVKNFGQITTAKSISNKGAYQNNQIKWLFEDIKSVNAVDYQFSEPVQEATIQGTFSGKVTQPIKASKVPVISADAEMNYPKNETVSEAAFFKDISASVTDDATLTSDFESVVDFAKAGTYEVTLNAVNEDGVKAASVTVLVHIAKSPAPVITADKEITYTKNAEVSITEFLAAIHAKTSDGSSIEADLDTAVTWGTVGDYTVTLRSTNEDGVEAIPVEVTVHIAKSPAPVITADKEITYAKNAEVSITEFLAAIHAKTNDGSPIESDFATAVTWSTAGDYTVTLRSTNEDGVEAIPVEVTVHIVEPPAPTISNVIFDVDDVQTTESLEAGELISEPLSPTKEGFTFIGWYDSKTGGNKWDFTTDKMPAYNIILYAQFSEDTNKAEAAGGDKPSTPSSIKISPTGQSESGNLENRSNVKLPATGDDNATVLLVGLGLLMLGLFIRFTQKKRAK
- a CDS encoding DUF3130 domain-containing protein, whose protein sequence is MREIKVDERTFQQHATKLASESTGSYLPLKNGNMAYSRANSIDQMRSALIELVDVVEDFQHVTKKDASRLKKMGIAYAKQDQLMGQRINQLEVR
- a CDS encoding LXG domain-containing protein, whose translation is MSRIDIAELNDFLHGLRSSNAEAKAMIRQIKEAAMDYAQDNSLKGEAVSTSKRYFTSTYTSISQSIIEALDESEERLAQYIREFGSQVDSSPSARIDAEILQEAMAKVSQLQRKEEDLHRQLTAPNTKPDMQQVYAVKSRSVHTQLLKAIEQENILEKYLAFEQSHGQFFNALAELIQATGRAVQELLHHVTFNDKTGTYAVPKSATNSLQLMKKALDVARKENDKDPFPDDFEDYTVLAYTYINDQGETVTMWLLERDGKRVENKELQDFLGKNGQELDPLLYTNLSGEELERKVNDSWKDGINYLNGQKVSGLSGAVLRSSAYVASMKDWTDDAGLTDMALGLGFGIAAARNKTIMAKKVNEPEVGELTKRTSEIEKRIRENIEASKKARKASKMQEYLKREKEVLERIKKANSKKTVTSSLGNEIDITPRDNHTTVNKNPGPFGNPDSSVDILDSKGNLTTRRYYDKDGRAARDVDMTNHGNAKKHPEYPHEHFWTYDSKGNPSRN
- a CDS encoding inorganic diphosphatase, encoding MVSRKQLIHKTQLSKTKKQTLKVTIDRPMGYTDKFGNVYPLNYGFVEGIIGGDGEEQDVYILSREISGPIETFEGDLIAVITRNDDVEDKWIVAPPNENFTIAEIREKVHFIEQYFDSEIKLI